One Deinococcus fonticola genomic region harbors:
- a CDS encoding helix-turn-helix domain-containing protein, which translates to MTVNNDAPRLTFQPEEVAPMLGIGRGSIYQLIRARQIRSIRVGRKILIPRSAIDEFLNGQQEAK; encoded by the coding sequence ATGACCGTAAATAATGACGCGCCCCGCCTGACCTTTCAGCCTGAAGAAGTAGCGCCCATGCTGGGCATTGGGCGTGGCAGTATCTACCAATTGATCCGCGCCAGGCAAATCAGGAGCATTCGAGTAGGGCGGAAAATCCTTATTCCCCGTTCTGCCATTGACGAGTTCCTGAACGGCCAGCAGGAGGCCAAATAA